Proteins co-encoded in one bacterium genomic window:
- a CDS encoding tetratricopeptide repeat protein, with translation MSPRSGDKDPAKLPKNWSPEGDSDAQWEGIVRLLRESDQPTTPTDEQYDRLFTEVMEEVIGSEGAPAPAQQRRESFLDWLRLVLTGGGLPAHGFRFAAVATGALLIGMSLNTAPQQVATPQHHPGTARTVAMASPGNEKGPAGGGTIVPVSNDPSAGVASAAPASTVGRVIEREAWNTDERASANWDWEGTMASDQGWNFNQNMESYGSPQVVSSAPTAGASSRQQVISLMQQLKFQSMVERDEESLYQIRRLESALTPLLEDTQGVPNAEVEALDSFRRGEDLAARSRYADALLAFDQVRRHAPGTFMAFLAQFQIARIDFENLRDYESALEAYRVALEEYPSHFLSDENKALILQRIELLTRNSGDDWKALRVWQDALAAPDTASEISKLEMLLTESPTSPLASQAALRLAGLTLEDIRGEQINPLYVVRILDEAIAASPGAAHRADIQFAKGEVLLRRLLKLDEATEEFKQVVDNTTSEPIRLRALQRLRYLEERQSRVEN, from the coding sequence ATGTCTCCACGGTCCGGCGACAAAGACCCCGCAAAACTCCCCAAGAACTGGTCCCCCGAGGGCGATTCAGACGCCCAGTGGGAGGGCATTGTTCGGCTTCTTCGCGAATCCGATCAGCCCACCACACCCACGGACGAGCAGTACGATCGATTGTTCACAGAGGTGATGGAAGAGGTGATCGGGTCCGAAGGCGCCCCGGCGCCGGCCCAGCAGCGCCGTGAGTCCTTCCTCGACTGGTTGCGCCTCGTCCTGACCGGCGGCGGTCTGCCGGCCCATGGATTCCGGTTTGCTGCGGTTGCGACCGGCGCGTTGCTGATCGGCATGAGCCTCAACACCGCGCCTCAGCAGGTGGCGACGCCGCAGCACCACCCAGGCACTGCACGGACGGTCGCGATGGCATCTCCGGGGAACGAGAAAGGGCCTGCCGGCGGCGGCACCATTGTTCCCGTCAGCAACGATCCTTCCGCCGGGGTGGCTTCGGCAGCGCCCGCATCCACGGTCGGCCGCGTGATTGAACGCGAAGCGTGGAACACCGATGAGCGTGCCTCTGCGAACTGGGATTGGGAAGGCACAATGGCTTCCGACCAGGGGTGGAATTTCAATCAGAACATGGAGTCGTACGGTTCGCCTCAAGTCGTCTCGAGCGCACCGACAGCCGGCGCCTCCTCTCGCCAGCAGGTGATCAGCCTGATGCAACAGCTCAAGTTCCAGTCGATGGTCGAACGCGATGAAGAATCGCTGTACCAGATTCGTCGGCTCGAATCGGCGCTGACGCCGCTCCTGGAGGATACGCAGGGTGTTCCGAATGCGGAGGTCGAAGCGCTCGACAGCTTCCGACGCGGCGAAGACCTCGCGGCCCGTTCCCGCTACGCGGATGCGCTGCTGGCATTCGACCAGGTGCGCCGGCATGCTCCGGGGACCTTCATGGCGTTCCTGGCGCAGTTCCAGATCGCACGCATCGATTTCGAAAACCTGCGCGACTACGAAAGCGCACTGGAAGCCTATCGCGTGGCGTTGGAAGAGTATCCGAGCCACTTCCTGAGCGACGAGAACAAGGCCCTGATCCTTCAGCGCATCGAACTTCTGACGCGCAATTCCGGCGACGATTGGAAGGCCCTGCGAGTTTGGCAGGACGCGCTTGCCGCGCCGGACACGGCCAGTGAGATCTCGAAGCTTGAGATGCTGCTGACGGAATCGCCGACCAGTCCGCTGGCCAGCCAGGCTGCGCTGAGGTTGGCGGGACTGACGCTCGAGGACATTCGCGGCGAGCAGATCAATCCGCTTTATGTTGTTCGCATCCTCGACGAAGCCATTGCTGCTTCACCCGGCGCCGCCCATCGCGCAGACATTCAGTTCGCGAAGGGCGAAGTGCTGCTACGACGCTTGCTGAAGCTCGATGAAGCCACCGAGGAATTCAAGCAGGTTGTCGACAACACGACCAGCGAGCCGATTCGCCTGCGTGCCCTGCAACGCCTGCGCTACCTGGAAGAACGCCAGAGCCGCGTAGAGAACTGA
- a CDS encoding RNA polymerase sigma factor, with product MALSDVPAELVERCQKGDSDAFSDLFEMIRDDLFRWAYSLLRNEDDALEVVQECSIRIFRHLERLKDPKRFSAWVGRMLVNQVNTYRVKAARTRTESLEDGLEAPEESLPIQGTPGAGPRAAASRNEVYRDVNAAIQELPPRQRTAVLLFDVKGWSIKEVAAELGTTEGAVKFNIFQGRRKLRQLLDGYVNEKGELNVEDFD from the coding sequence GTGGCTCTTTCAGACGTACCCGCTGAACTCGTAGAGCGCTGTCAGAAGGGCGACAGCGACGCCTTCAGCGATCTGTTCGAGATGATCCGCGACGATCTCTTTCGTTGGGCCTATTCCCTCCTTCGCAACGAGGACGATGCTCTCGAAGTCGTCCAGGAATGCTCGATCCGCATTTTCCGCCACCTCGAACGCCTGAAGGACCCGAAGCGCTTCAGCGCCTGGGTGGGCCGTATGCTGGTCAACCAGGTGAATACTTATCGGGTGAAGGCTGCCCGCACGCGGACTGAGAGCCTGGAAGACGGATTGGAAGCCCCCGAGGAGTCGCTCCCGATCCAGGGCACCCCCGGCGCGGGCCCGCGGGCTGCCGCCAGCCGCAACGAGGTCTATCGCGATGTCAACGCGGCAATCCAGGAACTGCCGCCCCGCCAGCGCACCGCCGTCCTGCTCTTCGATGTCAAAGGCTGGAGTATCAAAGAAGTAGCGGCGGAACTGGGGACCACCGAGGGAGCCGTGAAATTTAACATTTTTCAGGGTCGGCGCAAACTTCGACAGCTTCTCGATGGTTATGTTAACGAGAAGGGCGAGCTAAACGTCGAGGATTTCGACTAA
- a CDS encoding ABC transporter permease subunit produces MKVFAIAINTFKEAVRNRVLYVLLFFAVLILLAAWVASTLAIFGQEKIVRDLGVAAINIISVLIAVFVGVGLVYNDLDKKTIYTIVSKPISRWHFLIGKYLGLLLTICVNILIMTFFFLAVLYFRRYTTDEVMSKALWMNADGTYKEAISPLAPTFYYLISFVKAIAQALLSVVSFGIYSIPATQGIMAASFLTMLEMSIVTAFAILFSSFASPILSAMMTVIMFVVGRLNQDLYYLADLLAFRAGGVDNLTTGQYIAYQFSTKAAYVAPNLEFFNQRHRIAEMLSPEITGYQIVYGVAYTAVVLVIAIVIFNRRNFK; encoded by the coding sequence ATGAAAGTCTTTGCGATCGCTATCAACACTTTCAAGGAAGCCGTCCGGAACCGCGTTCTGTACGTGCTCCTGTTCTTTGCTGTGCTGATCCTATTGGCTGCCTGGGTGGCCTCGACTCTGGCTATCTTCGGACAGGAGAAAATCGTCCGCGACCTCGGTGTCGCGGCTATCAACATCATCTCCGTCCTGATCGCCGTCTTCGTTGGCGTTGGACTCGTCTACAACGATCTGGACAAGAAAACCATCTACACAATCGTCTCGAAGCCGATCAGTCGCTGGCACTTCCTCATCGGGAAATACCTCGGGCTCTTGCTGACCATCTGCGTCAACATTCTGATCATGACCTTCTTCTTCCTGGCGGTGTTGTACTTCCGAAGGTACACGACCGACGAGGTGATGAGCAAAGCGCTTTGGATGAATGCTGATGGTACCTACAAGGAAGCCATCAGTCCTCTCGCGCCGACATTCTACTACCTGATATCCTTCGTGAAGGCGATTGCCCAGGCGCTGCTGAGCGTCGTCTCCTTCGGGATCTACTCGATTCCGGCGACTCAGGGCATCATGGCCGCCTCTTTCCTGACGATGTTGGAAATGTCGATCGTGACAGCATTCGCGATTCTGTTCTCCTCCTTCGCCAGTCCAATCCTCAGCGCCATGATGACGGTGATCATGTTCGTGGTGGGACGACTGAACCAGGACTTGTATTACCTGGCCGACCTGTTGGCCTTCAGGGCGGGTGGTGTCGATAATCTCACCACGGGCCAGTACATTGCCTATCAGTTCTCGACCAAGGCGGCGTACGTGGCACCAAACCTAGAGTTCTTCAACCAGCGACACCGCATCGCCGAGATGCTGTCGCCCGAGATCACGGGTTACCAGATCGTATACGGCGTGGCATACACGGCCGTCGTGCTGGTGATCGCGATCGTGATCTTCAACAGGCGGAATTTCAAATGA
- a CDS encoding ABC transporter ATP-binding protein yields the protein MSTIIDIKGLTKVYVRDVIGTEHGRIRLRLKDRKRVALENLNLQVEEGQIFGLLGPNGAGKTTTIKILMGLHFPTAGSATIMGRPLGDVSSKAQIGFLPENPFFYDYLTGQEFLDFYGQLYGMDRAARRRRIPELLEQVGLEDSGNVPLRGYSKGMLQRVGLAQALLNDPKLVILDEPQSGLDPFGRKEVRDLILRLKEAGKTVMFSSHILGDAEMICDRVGILNQGKLIAEGQLSELLSTRVIAYEMEMASPSAELLADVRKSARRVLEQGESYLADFETEEEAKKTLSRLAGGEGTLVSYAPRRETLEGYFIREIEGKRAEAANAEGKGAKA from the coding sequence ATGAGCACGATCATCGATATCAAGGGGCTGACAAAGGTCTACGTCCGCGATGTGATCGGGACGGAGCATGGCCGCATCCGCCTGCGCCTCAAAGATCGCAAGCGCGTTGCGCTGGAAAACCTGAACTTACAGGTCGAGGAAGGGCAGATTTTCGGTCTGCTCGGTCCCAACGGCGCCGGAAAGACAACAACGATCAAGATCCTGATGGGTCTGCATTTCCCGACCGCCGGATCGGCCACCATCATGGGTCGCCCCCTGGGTGATGTCTCTTCGAAGGCCCAGATCGGCTTTCTGCCTGAGAATCCGTTCTTCTACGACTATCTTACGGGCCAAGAATTCCTGGATTTCTACGGGCAACTCTACGGAATGGACCGCGCAGCACGCCGCCGCAGGATTCCCGAGTTGCTCGAGCAGGTTGGCCTGGAGGACTCCGGTAACGTTCCGTTGCGCGGGTACTCCAAGGGCATGCTCCAGCGCGTCGGTTTGGCGCAGGCGCTGCTGAACGACCCCAAACTGGTGATTCTGGATGAGCCGCAGTCCGGCCTCGATCCATTCGGTCGAAAAGAGGTTCGCGACTTGATTCTGCGCCTCAAAGAGGCCGGGAAGACGGTGATGTTCTCCAGCCACATTCTGGGCGACGCGGAAATGATCTGCGATCGCGTCGGGATTCTGAACCAGGGCAAGCTGATTGCCGAGGGACAGTTGTCCGAGCTGCTTTCGACTCGAGTCATTGCTTATGAAATGGAGATGGCTTCCCCATCGGCCGAGCTCCTGGCGGATGTGCGCAAGTCCGCCCGCCGGGTGCTCGAGCAGGGTGAATCCTACCTGGCGGACTTCGAGACAGAAGAAGAAGCAAAGAAGACTCTCTCCCGACTGGCGGGCGGCGAGGGAACACTCGTCAGTTACGCACCACGGCGCGAGACGCTGGAGGGCTATTTCATTCGTGAAATCGAAGGCAAGCGTGCCGAAGCGGCCAACGCCGAGGGGAAGGGGGCGAAGGCATGA
- a CDS encoding 5-formyltetrahydrofolate cyclo-ligase, producing MTDPVDLKKKELRRIMRARRRSLSDSEQADAARKLVGQLWSLPGIGDSRGLLATLPVGGELSVAPFLDEWLQRGRALFLPKVDEDLIGMTPLRVASMSDIRPGYRDCPEPDPVRCPAADISEIDVFLAPGVAFDRGGARLGQGGGHFDRMLAHRRIDSIVVGVAHFFQVIDDIPFRPEFDQRMDWIATPEGIVRCSGQE from the coding sequence GTGACAGACCCAGTCGATTTGAAGAAGAAAGAACTGCGCCGTATTATGCGCGCCCGGCGGCGCTCCCTGAGCGATTCGGAGCAGGCCGACGCTGCCCGGAAGCTCGTCGGACAACTGTGGTCGCTGCCGGGAATCGGGGATTCTCGAGGGCTTCTGGCGACACTGCCGGTTGGTGGAGAACTCAGCGTCGCGCCGTTCCTCGACGAGTGGTTGCAGCGAGGCCGCGCCCTCTTTCTGCCCAAGGTGGATGAAGATCTGATCGGGATGACGCCGTTGCGCGTCGCTTCGATGTCGGACATTCGGCCGGGCTATCGGGATTGTCCGGAGCCCGATCCAGTGCGTTGCCCCGCAGCCGACATTTCGGAAATCGATGTCTTCCTGGCGCCCGGCGTGGCATTCGATCGAGGGGGCGCGCGCCTGGGCCAGGGAGGAGGGCATTTCGACCGGATGCTGGCCCATCGTCGCATCGATTCGATCGTAGTCGGGGTCGCCCATTTCTTCCAGGTCATTGACGATATCCCATTTCGGCCCGAGTTTGATCAGCGGATGGATTGGATCGCGACGCCGGAGGGGATCGTGCGCTGCTCGGGGCAGGAGTAG
- a CDS encoding M20/M25/M40 family metallo-hydrolase encodes MKAIIPAIIMLLLVVAAPAADRLPFVSLDGSDRVQQDGLRSICEEESWWIQIGDRLYSPSLGEAESDPAVYYILDGAPVPPSLADRVAASHLSKTILYLPDGPPTDLHGTNCPDCPFEGSLTPLAVNRALVTETLPGTPLPTGIPDFMVADAIQAISVDIYTSQLVSLTSIDSRCTHSDGNDAARDYIAAEFASMGLDVELQHYEPILRGIGYTNVIGRLEGARYPDQFLVVGGHYDSLPCPPNPGPGAEDNASGTAGVLEAARVISQVTPRPQRTILFVTFSAEEQGLLGSEYFVEQFTPQDYAGFRGALIMDMISYTSDPVWDVHVESFIWHANFASTVLACADDFSTLTRYWSSSTGRSDHMSFLNRGLAAVLIIESEWGNYPYYHTSDDTMDKITPAVGSEVLRMTIAAALQLANPDPVGPSGMMIRGSESR; translated from the coding sequence GTGAAGGCTATCATACCTGCCATCATCATGCTTCTCTTGGTTGTCGCCGCTCCAGCGGCGGATCGGTTGCCCTTCGTCTCGTTGGACGGATCCGATCGAGTCCAGCAGGACGGCCTGCGCTCAATCTGTGAGGAGGAGTCCTGGTGGATCCAGATCGGGGACCGTCTTTACAGTCCATCGCTCGGCGAGGCCGAGAGCGATCCAGCCGTGTACTACATCCTGGATGGCGCGCCCGTCCCGCCGTCGCTTGCGGATCGGGTGGCGGCCTCTCACTTGAGCAAGACAATCCTCTACCTGCCTGACGGTCCCCCAACCGATCTGCACGGCACAAACTGTCCGGATTGCCCGTTCGAAGGATCACTCACTCCACTTGCAGTCAACCGGGCGCTGGTGACGGAGACTCTCCCCGGCACTCCTCTTCCAACGGGGATTCCCGACTTCATGGTCGCCGATGCGATCCAGGCAATTTCCGTCGATATTTACACTTCGCAGTTGGTGTCGCTGACCAGTATCGATAGCCGCTGCACACACTCGGACGGAAATGACGCGGCTCGGGACTACATTGCGGCGGAGTTCGCCTCGATGGGACTCGATGTAGAGCTGCAGCACTACGAACCGATCCTCCGGGGCATCGGCTACACGAATGTGATTGGGCGACTGGAAGGGGCGCGGTATCCCGATCAGTTTCTGGTCGTCGGTGGCCATTACGATTCCCTCCCGTGCCCTCCGAATCCTGGGCCTGGTGCCGAGGACAATGCCTCCGGGACCGCCGGCGTTCTTGAGGCGGCGCGCGTGATTTCACAGGTCACGCCGCGCCCCCAGCGCACTATCCTGTTCGTCACGTTCTCCGCGGAGGAGCAGGGATTGCTCGGAAGCGAATACTTCGTCGAGCAGTTCACCCCACAGGACTATGCGGGCTTCCGCGGTGCACTGATTATGGATATGATTTCGTACACGAGCGATCCAGTTTGGGATGTGCACGTGGAGAGTTTCATTTGGCACGCGAACTTTGCGTCGACTGTCCTCGCATGCGCCGATGACTTCTCCACACTGACCCGATACTGGTCGTCGAGCACCGGACGCAGTGACCATATGTCTTTCCTCAACCGCGGCTTGGCGGCGGTGCTGATTATCGAATCCGAGTGGGGGAATTACCCCTACTATCATACTTCCGACGACACGATGGACAAGATCACGCCTGCAGTGGGGAGTGAAGTCCTCCGGATGACCATCGCAGCCGCGCTGCAGTTGGCGAACCCGGATCCTGTCGGGCCTTCGGGAATGATGATCAGGGGATCGGAGAGCCGGTGA
- a CDS encoding DHA2 family efflux MFS transporter permease subunit — protein MASANKWIIAFTVMFGAFISVMDISVVNVALPHMMGTFGEDLSSITWVATGYSIAEIIMVTMTGWWSTMIGRKRLYLLSFGVFTAGSVLCGSATTYPMMLVCRVLQGAGGGALIPVSQAILRETFPPEEQGMAMAMYGMGVVLAPAFGPILGGWLTDHYGWPWIFYINVPVSLLGMFLVATFVHDPPYLRRGVQKVDWWGIGLLALSLTMMQIVLERGQENDWFESKWIVAGSIVTVVSLITLIIYELKIPEPVVNFRVLRDLPLTLGSAMSLIFGIGLFGTTFILPQFTQNLLGYTAFDAGLVLAPRAVAILMLMPIAGWLYRHFDARVMIFFGIVLICWSYWDLSHLSLEADFWTLVPMLLLMGAGMPFMFVTMTTVSLSTTRREDMTDASGIYTLSRRVGGNIGYALIATLVARGQQIHRTTLVSHITDFNPNFMAFKQHLAAGLAHAGVAPGLIPRATMGYTDFMVHRHATMLAYNDASLITGLLFLITVPLVFLIPGRAVLAATAKKNGAAGH, from the coding sequence ATGGCGTCCGCCAACAAGTGGATCATTGCCTTTACGGTCATGTTCGGCGCGTTCATTTCCGTGATGGACATCAGCGTCGTGAACGTTGCGCTGCCTCACATGATGGGCACGTTCGGTGAGGATCTGTCCTCCATCACGTGGGTGGCAACAGGCTACAGCATCGCGGAAATCATCATGGTGACGATGACCGGATGGTGGAGCACCATGATCGGCCGGAAGCGCCTGTATCTACTGTCATTTGGAGTGTTTACTGCCGGTTCCGTTCTCTGCGGATCCGCGACCACTTATCCGATGATGCTCGTCTGTCGCGTTTTGCAAGGCGCCGGCGGGGGAGCGCTCATCCCGGTTTCGCAGGCGATCTTGCGGGAGACTTTCCCGCCCGAAGAGCAGGGCATGGCGATGGCCATGTACGGCATGGGTGTCGTGCTGGCGCCGGCCTTTGGGCCGATCCTCGGCGGTTGGCTGACCGATCACTACGGTTGGCCGTGGATTTTCTACATCAACGTACCGGTCAGCCTGCTGGGAATGTTCCTGGTGGCAACGTTCGTGCACGATCCTCCGTACCTGCGCCGCGGTGTGCAGAAGGTCGACTGGTGGGGAATCGGTCTCCTCGCCTTGTCCCTCACAATGATGCAGATCGTGCTCGAACGCGGTCAGGAGAACGACTGGTTTGAATCGAAGTGGATCGTGGCCGGCTCGATCGTCACGGTCGTCTCACTGATCACGCTGATCATCTACGAACTCAAGATTCCCGAGCCAGTTGTGAACTTCCGCGTGCTGCGGGACTTGCCGTTAACGCTGGGTTCTGCTATGAGTCTCATCTTCGGCATTGGCTTATTCGGTACGACCTTTATCCTGCCGCAATTCACGCAGAACCTGCTGGGCTATACGGCGTTTGATGCGGGGCTTGTACTGGCGCCACGCGCCGTGGCGATTCTGATGCTGATGCCGATCGCCGGCTGGCTGTACCGTCACTTCGATGCGCGAGTCATGATCTTCTTCGGCATTGTCTTGATCTGCTGGTCGTATTGGGATCTTTCGCACTTGTCGCTTGAGGCAGACTTCTGGACACTGGTTCCGATGCTTCTGCTGATGGGTGCCGGCATGCCTTTCATGTTCGTCACGATGACGACCGTGTCTCTCAGCACTACGCGACGCGAGGACATGACCGATGCGTCCGGCATCTATACGCTCTCTCGACGCGTCGGCGGTAACATCGGCTACGCGCTGATCGCAACGCTCGTTGCGCGCGGACAGCAGATCCACCGCACGACGCTTGTCAGCCACATTACGGACTTCAATCCGAACTTCATGGCTTTCAAGCAGCATCTCGCCGCGGGGTTGGCTCATGCAGGCGTCGCCCCCGGGCTGATCCCGAGGGCGACGATGGGTTACACAGATTTTATGGTACACCGGCACGCCACGATGTTGGCTTACAACGATGCCTCGTTGATTACCGGACTGCTCTTTCTGATCACGGTACCGCTGGTCTTTCTGATTCCCGGCCGCGCCGTTCTGGCAGCGACTGCCAAGAAGAACGGCGCAGCCGGGCACTGA